TCGCGTCGCCGGGTTCCAGGGGGACCAGGCAGGCCCGTTGGTTGGGGCGGTCGTTGACGGTGACGAGGCAGTCGAAGCAGACGCCGATGCCGCAGAAGACACCGCGCGGCCTGCCGGAGTCGCGGGTGGTGCGCCAGGAGGTGACGCCCTCGGCCCACAGCGCGGCGGCCACCGTACGGCCGGGCAGTGCCTCGATCTCGCGGCCGTCGAGGGTGACGGTGAACGCGGGTCCGGGCTCGGCCCCGGCGAGTTCCAGCGGGTTCACACGGCCTCCTCGGGGAAGCGGTCGGGCCGGAACGGCGCGAGGTCGAGGTCGGGTGTCGCGCCGGTCATGACCTGCGCGAGGAGGTGACCGGTCCCGGTGGACAGACCGATCCCCGCGCCTTCGTGGCCGCAGGCGTGGAAGAGGCCGGGCGCCCGGGGGTCCGGGCCGATCGCGGGCAGGTGGTCCGGCAGATACGGCCGGAAGCCGAGATAGGTCCGCAGGGCGCGCACCTCCGCCAGGAAGGGGAAGAGCCGGGTGGCGCCCGCGGCCAGTTCGCGGACGACGGGCAGCGAGAACGAGCGGTCGAAGCCGACGCGTTCACGGCTGGCGCCGATCAGGACCGGGCCGGCCGCCGTGCCCTCGACCACCGGTGAGGTCTGGAGGGCGGCCGAGTCGCTGGCCACGTCGGCGACGTAGTCCGCGGCGTACACCTTGTGCCGGACGCGGCGCGGCAGCGGTTCGGTCACCAGGACGAACCCGCGGCGGGGCAGGACGGGAAGGCCGACACCGGCGCGGGCCGCCACCTCACGGCCCCAGGTCCCGGCCGCGTTGACGACGGCCGGCGCGTGCAGGTCACCCC
The window above is part of the Streptomyces sp. NBC_01428 genome. Proteins encoded here:
- a CDS encoding (2Fe-2S)-binding protein, which gives rise to MNPLELAGAEPGPAFTVTLDGREIEALPGRTVAAALWAEGVTSWRTTRDSGRPRGVFCGIGVCFDCLVTVNDRPNQRACLVPLEPGDAIRTQDGTGHDTGRGQEGTGHDD
- a CDS encoding NAD(P)/FAD-dependent oxidoreductase; protein product: MSKPLTCDVVVVGAGMVGAACALYAARAGLDVAVVDRGPVAGGTTGAGEGNLLVSDKEPGPELDLALLSGRLWADLAEEHAAAVEYEAKGGVVVASTPDGLAALATFATAQRAAGVLAEPVTADRLHDLEPHLAPGLAGAVHYPQDTQVMPALAAARLVRASGARLFTGHTVTEVLRARDGSVRGVRTDRGDLHAPAVVNAAGTWGREVAARAGVGLPVLPRRGFVLVTEPLPRRVRHKVYAADYVADVASDSAALQTSPVVEGTAAGPVLIGASRERVGFDRSFSLPVVRELAAGATRLFPFLAEVRALRTYLGFRPYLPDHLPAIGPDPRAPGLFHACGHEGAGIGLSTGTGHLLAQVMTGATPDLDLAPFRPDRFPEEAV